DNA from Asanoa sp. WMMD1127:
CGCCGCGGTCGCCGAAGGCCTGGGCGGCAACCACCACGCGCCGGCGTTCTCGAAGATCATCGAAGACCTGAGCCCCTACGTGGCGCCCTACGACCCGAAGTCGTGGCGCGGGCCGCAGGACTCGGTGGCCAAGCCGTTCTACAGCTGGCAGGCCGCCGACTGAGTCGGCCGACCGGGGTCGCGGGGGTGTGAGCGTCGTCGCTCCGCCCCCGCGATGGCGTTCACGGACCGCGACCGGCGCTATACATGTCGGTTGGGGGATCCGACATGCGCACGTACGAGCTCAGCCGGTCCGGGCCGCGGGAAACGGGCCCGTGACCGCGGTCACGTCCGATCCGGTCGACGCGGATCGGGTCATCCTGACGCCGGACCAGCGGCTGCGGGTGTTCGTCAGCTCGACGCTCGCCGACCTGACGGCCGAGCGGCAGGCGGTCCGCGACGCCATCGCCGGCCTGCACCTCGTCCCGGTGATGTTCGAGGCGGGCGCCCGGCCGCACGCGCCCCGCGACGTCTACCGGTCCTACCTCGAACAGAGCCAGATCTTCGTCGGCGTGTACGGCGAGAGCTACGGCTGGATCGGGCCGGACGCGCCGGTGTCCGGCATCGAGGACGAGTACCGCCTCGCCGGCGGACTGCCCCGCCTGGTGTACGTCAAGCACCCGGTCGCCGGCCGCGACGCCCGACTGGACGCCCTGCTGGCCGCGATCGCCCGCGACGGCGAGGTGTCCTACCGCCGGTTCCACAGCGCGGCCGAGCTGCGCCGCCTGGTCGAGCACGACCTGGCCGTGCTGCTCTCGGAGAGCTTCCACCGCCACGGGCCGGCCACCGGCGAGGAGGCGGCGCCCGGGCCGATCCCGGTGCCGCGCACCCCGCTGGTCGGCCGCGAGCACGAACTCGATCTGCTGTCGGGCCTGTTGACCGACGCTCGGGTGCCGTTGCTGACGCTGGCCGGACCGGGTGGCGTCGGCAAGACCCGGTTGGCCGCCGCGCTGGCCGCCCGCGTCGCGTCCCTCTACCGGGACGGCGTGCGCTACGTCGACCTGTCGACCGTCGCCGGCGTCGAGTCGGTGGGTGAGGCCATCGCGCGGGCGCTGCGCCTGCGCACCTCGGGCGGGGTCCGGTCGTGCGAGGACCTCGCCATGTTCCTGCGCACCAAGCGCATGCTGCTCGTGGTCGACAACTTCGAGCACGTCGCCGAGGCGGCGCCGGACCTGGCCACGCTGCTCCGGGCCGCGCCGGGCGTGACGGCCGTGGTGACGAGCCGCATGCCGCTGCGGCTCAACGACGAGCGGGTCTTCCGGGTCCCGCCTCTGCGGGCGCCACAGGCGAACGGCCGCCTCGATCCGGCCGAGGTGCTCGAGCGCTACAGCGCCGTGCGGTTGTTCGTCGACCGCGCCCGGGCCGGCGACCGGCGGTTCGCGCTGACCGCCGACAACCTGGCGCCGGTGCTGGAGATCACCCGCCGGCTCGGCGGTCTGCCGCTGGCCATCGAGCTCGCCGCGGCCCGCGTGCCGCTGCTGTCCCCGGCCGGGCTTGCTGCCCGGCTCGACGACCAGCTGAGCCTGCTCACCGGCGGCCAGCGCGACCTGCCGCCGCGCCAGCGCACCCTGCGCGACACGCTCGCCTGGAGCCATCAGCTGCTGCCGCCGGACGCACAGCGGCTGTTCGCCGTGACCGGCGTGTTCGCCGGCGGTTTCGACCTGCCGGCCGTCGAGGCGGTGGCGACCTGCCTCGACGAGCCGCTCGACGTGCTCGACGGGCTGGAGTCCCTTGTGGACGCCGCCCTGATCGACCGGGACGGCGACGCCCGCTTCCGGATGGTCGACAGCGTGCGGCACTTCGCCCTGGAGCGGCTGGCCGCCACCGCGGGCGAGGGGGCCGCCGTCCGCGAGCGGCACGCCGCGTACTTCCTCGACCTGGCCCTGCAGGCGGCGCCCCACCTCAACGGCCCGGACTCGCCGGACTGGTTGGCCCGCCTCGACCGCGAGCACGGCAACCTGGACGCGGCGATCAACTGGCTGCTCGACCAGGGCCGGCGGGCGGACGCGTTGCGCTTCGGCTGGGCGATCTGGCCGCTGTGGTGGCGCCGGGGCTACCTCGAGGAGGGGCAGCGCTACCTGCGCCGGACGCTCGACGACCCGCAGCGGTTGTCGCCCCGGTTGCAGGGGCGGGCCCTGGTGGCGGCCGGGGCCATGGCGTTGGTGTCCGGCCAGGACGAGCAGGCCCGCGCCGACTTCGAGCGGGGCCGTCAGCTCGCGCACGCGACGGGTGACGCCGTCACCGAGGCGCGCGCGCTCGGCCCGCTGGGCTCGTTCGCCGCGCGGGCCGGCGACCACGAGACGGCCGACCGGCTGCTGCACCAGGCGTACGACCTGGCCGTGCGCACCGACGAACGCTGGCTCGTCAGCCTGTTCCACAGCCGGCTCGGCATGATCGCCCTGCAGGAGGGCGACCCGGCCGCCGCAGGCGACCACCTCGCCGAGGCGATGCGTGTCTCGGCGGAGGCCGGCGACGAGCTCGGGATGGTGGTCGCCCGCTACACCTGCGGCGTGGTGCTGGTCGCACGCGGCGAGCTCGCCGGCGCCCAGGACAGCCTGGTGGCCGGCCTGCGCGCGGCGGCGGAGAGCGGCGACGTCGCCAGCGTCGGCCTGTTCCTGACAGTGCTGGCCGACCTGGCCGGCGCCCAGGACCGGCCGGTGCGGGCGGTGCGGCTGGCCGCGGCCGCCGGCACCTTCGAGACCCCGTCGAGCCGCCTGTGGATCCAGGCGTACGTGCCGCCGTGGCCGACCCAGGGCGCGGGCCTCGACGAGCTGCGGGAGCGGCTGGGCCACGAGCGGTTCGAGCGGAGCTGGCGCGAGGGGGAGCGACTGGGCCTGCGCGGCGCGGTGGAGGAGGCGGCTAGGCCGTGAACTCCTTCCAGTGCCCCTCGGAGATGACCTCGACGGCGCCGTCGACGACCTTGATGGCCGTTTCGTCGTCGATCGCGTAGGCCAGGCCACCCAGCTCCGCGGCCCACTTCTCCGCCGCGGCCATCGTGTTCTCCGGCAGCATCTCGTGGTCGACGTGCGGGAAGATCGAGAAGTCGACGAGACCCAGCGTGGTGTCGTCCCCGGCGGGCGGCCGCCAGTCCACGAAGTCCTCGCCGATGCGGGGCGTCAGCACCATGCTGCCGGCGCTCAACCCGACCCAGACGGTGTCGCGCAGCGACGGCAGCAGGTCGGCCAGCCCGGACTCGCGCATCCAGTGGCAGAGGAAGAGCGGGTCGCCGCCGTTGACCAGCAGCACGTCCGCGTCGCGGACCGTGGGGACCCACGTGTCCTCGCCGACGCTGGGCAGCGCGGTCAGCTCCAGCACGCCGACGGACTTCCAACCCAGCTCGGTCATCGGGCACTGCGGTTCCTGCCCGCTGATGAACCGCCACGACCGCACCTCGCCACCGCGCCGGGCGTAGATGGCGGTGGGAATGCACAGCGCGGTCGACTCCGCGATCGGCTTGCCCAGCAGGTCGACCAGCGCGCCGTGGATGCTCGGGTTCTTGACGCCTCCGGACGTGAGCAGCAGTTTCATGATGTCCCTTCCTGGCGGTAGGTGGTCTGGCCGAACGGTTCACCCTTGGCATGGGCGTACGCCTTGTCGGGCGTCACCTCGAACACGACGAGCCGGGTGTCGGGCGTCAGGGCGGCGACGGCGCCGTCACGGATCTCCAGCTGCCAGCGGCCGTCCCAGCGGCCGCGGTAGAGCGCGGCGACCCGCCGCAGCTCGGCCTCGTCGGTCACCGGCACGGCGGTCCCCTCGACGGCCACGTCGAGCCCGCCTTCCCAGGCGGTGTCGCCGGCGAGCACGAGCACGTGCGGGTTCGCCTGGATGTTGGCGTGCTTCACCTCGGTGCTGCCGGTGTGGAACCAGACCCGGCCGGCATCGACGACCGGGACCATGGGTGTCGCATGTGGACGGCCGTCGGGCCGCACGGTGACGATCCAGGCGACCTCGGCCGTGGCCAGCCGGGCCTGCGCGTCGGCCCAGGGCACCGCCTCGGCCCGCTCCTCGCTGTAGCGCCGGTCGATGCGCCCACGCACGATGCCTCCCAAACTGCTTGCAGAATGAAAGTGGTCGCGGTGACGCTAGCATGACCGGTTGCGAAGTACCATCAGTTCGCGATGACTGACGTAGGAGACCCGCACCGGTCCGGCTGCCCGATCAACCTGGCGGTCGAGGTGCTGGGCGACCGGTGGTCGCTGGTCGTGCTGCGCGACGTGATGTTCGGCGACCGGCACTACTTCCGCGAGCTGCTGACCGGGTCGCAGGAGGGGATCGCGTCCAACATCCTGGCCGACCGGCTGCGGCGGCTGGTCGGGCACGGTCTGCTCTGGCGGTCGGACGACGCGACGCACCGGCAGAAGATCCGCTACAGCCTCACCGAGGCCGGCGTGCAGCTCGTGCCGGTGATGGCGGCGCTCGGCTCGTGGGGGCGGCGGCACCTGCCCGTCAGCCACGAGCTGTCGGTGCGGGCCGAGCTGCTCGAGCGGGGTGGGCCGCAGCTGTGGGACCGGTTCATGGCCGAGCTGCGCGAGCAGCATCTCGGCATCCCGCGGCCGCCGGGCACACCGTCGGTCTTCGCCGAGCTGCAGGCGGCGTACGAGGACGCGGTGAGGGGCGGCCCGCAGGCCGCCCCTCCCAGGTGAATCAGCCGCGCCAGTGGTAGAACTCGCGGGCCACCGCGTCCTGCGGCGACTTCCACGTCGCCGGGTCGTACGGCTTGATGTAGGCCCGCAGGTCGTCGCTGATCTGCTTGAACCCGGCCAGCTGCGGACCCTTGCGCAGCGCCGCGGCCGGGTCGTCGTCGAACTCGATCACGTGCAGGTAGAGGTCGTTGAGCGAGTAGAGCGAGCGGGCCCGCACCCCCAGGTCGTGGGGGAGCGAGGTGGCGTCGGACGCCGCGAAGATCTGGGCCACCGACTGCTCGGCGTCCGGTTGGATCTTGGCCACGATCACGGTGCGGTTCATGCGGTGCCTCCAAGCGCGAAGATGCCGGCGAGGTGCGCGTCCAGGGCCGCGGCCGAGACCGGCGCGGTGCGGAATCCGACGTGCCCGTCCGGACGGATCAGGTAGGCCCCCGTGCCGCGCAGGCCGTACGCGGCGCGGAAAGCGCCCGACGGGTCCCGCAGCACCGGCACCTCGAGCCCGGCCGGCGGGCCCGCGTCGTGGCTGGCCACGACGTAGACGTCGACGAAGCCGCGGACCTTCTCGGCCAGCTTCTCGAAGCCGGCGTACTCCTCGGCCGGCGTGGTCCCGTCGGCATAGGCCAGCAGGGTGTGCCCGGTGCCGCGGGTCAGCTCGAACAGCCGCACCGCGTGCCCGACGCCGAAGCGGCGCAGGTCCCGCACGTCGGGCGCCCGGTCACCGGGCTGCGGCCCGCCGTCGAAGTTGTCGCCGTCGGCGCCGACCAGCGGGCTGCCCGCGTAGCTCAGCGTCATCTGCATCTCGAGCAGGAACTGCTCCCGCTCGTCGTCCATGTCCATCTCGTCGGTGAACGCGATCTTCACCGCGCGGTCGACGATGGCCTTGCCGGCCGGCCGCCGTTCAGCCTCGTAGCTGTCCAGCAGCGCCGGCGCCGCGTCGCCGCGGACGGCCAGGGCCAGCTTCCAGCCGAGGTTCCAGGCGTCGTGGATGCCGGTGTTCATGCCCTGGCCGCCGGCCGGCGGGTGCAGGTGCGCGGCGTCGCCGGCGACGAACACCCGGCCGTCGCGGTAGCGGTCCACGATGCCGTGCTTGATCCGGAAGATCGACGCCCAGCGCAGGTTGCTCGCGGTCGTGCCCTCCGGCGCCAGTTGGTCCAGCACCGCCTGGATGTCGGGCAGCGACGGCGGGTCGTACTCGGCCGAGAAGCCCGGCGGGATCGCGCCCGAGCCGATCTCGGCCTGCAGCCGCGGCGGCGCCAGTGTGGCCACCCGGTAACGGTTGCGTCCCTTGAGCGGCACGCAGACCAGCATGCCCTTCATCTCGTCGTCCTCGACCTGGATGAAGCGCAGCAGGTGGCCCTCCGGCATCGACCAGTCGAGATCGACGTCGCCGAGCATGAACAGCTGCGGGAACATCCCCATGCCGCCCTCGAACGTCAACCCCAGGGCCTGCCGCACGGTGCTGTGCGCGCCGTCGCAGCCCACCAGATATTGCGTCCGGACGGTCTCCGCCCGGCCGTCCGCGTGCCGCAGCTGGGCCGTCACGCCGTCGGCGTCCTGGGCGAACGACTCGAGCTCGACACCGCGCTCGACCCGCACGCCGTGCCCGGCCAGGCACTTCGTCAGGATCGCCTCGGTCTCGTACTGGGGCAGGCCCACGTGGGCGTACGGGAGATCGGGCAGGTCCCAGTCGACCTGGTGGGTCTGGCGGCCGTTGACGAACACGGTCTGGCCGTGCAGCCAGATGCCCGCGTCCATCGCCTCCCGGGCGACGCCGATCGTCTCCCAGATCTCCATCGTCCGGCACTGCACGCCGATCGCCTTGTCGGCGGTGCCGGCCGCGTCGGGCCGCTTCTCGACCAGCCGGCACGACACGCCGCGCCGAGCCAGCTCGATCGCGGCGGTCAGGCCGGCCGGCCCGGCCCCCACCACGAGCACGTCGGTCCCGTAACTGTCCACAGCAGACCTTTCGACGACTGGGGCGGAATTCGGTCGCGGCCGCTCGGCCGGCTTTGGCTGCGCGGCCGGCTTCGGCGCAACGGCAGGCTTCGCCGCCGGCGTCACGACCACCCCGGCCGGCTGCGGGCTCTCCTCGGGCCGCGCCACGATGTGGTACGTGGCCCGCTGGAAGTTGTCGCAGATGTACTGGATGAGCGGCGCCGTCTGGTCCAGGTGCGCCTGGTCGTCGGTCCAGGCGTTGAACGACGTCTCGTCCAGCCACTCGGCCAGGATGTGATAAGTCCCGGTGCCGGGCTCCCGCAGCAGCTCCTCGCGGACGTGCCCGGGCGTGCCGCGCATCCGCTCCGCCACCTTGAGATAGGCCCGTTCGTAGGCGGCCTCTTCGCCCGGCGGCACGGTGACCGTGACCATCACCCGGATCCGCGGGCCCTGGCCGACCACGGTCTGCAGCACCTCGTAGGTATTCTTCTCACCCGACTCGCGCAGGTCCCGCAGCGCCGCGGTCAGCTGCTCCCGCGCGGCGCTCGGCCCGAACGCGTCGAGCGCCCGCTGGTCCCGCCAGTCGCTGATGATCAGGAAGGTCCGCGGGTCCTCCGCGTCCCGGATCAGCTCCTGGCGCAGGCTGCCCGGCGTCCGGCTGATCTCGTCGGCGGCGGTCCGCCAGGCCGCCTCGAACGCGTCGGCGCAGCCCTCCCGGGCGCGCATCCTCAGGATCGTCCGCACTGGACTCTCATCCGGCATCGCGCAGCCCTTCTTCCCGGTAACGCTTGAGCACGATGGAGCTGTTGAACCCGCCGAAGCCGCGCGCGTTGACGAGCACCACGTCGGTCCGCAGCGGCCGCGGCTCGCGGACCAGGTCGAGGTCGTGACCGGGCCGCGCCAGGTTGCCGACCGCCGGCACGACGCCGTCCCGCAGGGCGAGCAGCGCGGTCGCCACGGTCAGCGCCGCACCGCCGGAGCACAGCCGCCCGACGAACCCCTGCGGCGCGGTCACCGGGACCGGCCGGCCGAAGACGTCGCGGATCGCCCGCGCCTCCAGCGCGTCCAGCGCCGGCGTCGCGGCCCCGTCGGCCACCACGAAACCGACCTCGTCGGGCGTGACCGCCGCGTCGGCGAGCGCCTGGCGCATCGCCCGGGCCAGCTGGGCGGAGTCCGGCGCGGGGTCCTGCGGGTGGTGCCCGTCGTGGGTGGCCGCATAGCCGGCGATCTCGCCGTAGATCTGCTGCGCGCCCCGCTCGGCCGCGGCGGCCGCGTCCTCGACGATCAGCACCGCGCCGCCCTCGCCGGGCACGAACCCGTCGGCGTCGGCGTCGAACGGCCGGTAGCCGGTGCGGCTCATCCGCCCGCTGGTGCCCTGACACACCAGGGCGTACGGCGACAGCGGCGCCTCGGTGCCACCGGCGATGACGGCCGGGGTGCCGCGGCGGATGATGCGGCGCGCGGCCCCCAGGCTGTCCAGGCCGCCGGCCCCCTCCGAGACCAGCACGCTGTTGGGTCCCTTGGTGCCGTGCAGGATCGAGGTCTGACCGACGCTGGCCGCGTAGAACCAGGCGATCGACTGGTACGCGGTGACGGCCCGGCGACCCTGGCTCCACAGCGCCTGGATCTCCCGCTGGCCGAACTCGTTGCCGCCCGAGCCGCTGGCCAGCACGACCGACGTGGCGTACGGGTCGTACGCCGCCGGGTCGTACTTCGCGTCCTCGAGCGCCATCTTCGTGGCGGCCAGCGACATCCAGGTCCACCGGTCGGTCTGGATGATCAGGCGCGGGTCCACGTTGTCCTCGGCGGAGAACCCCGGCACCTGGCCGACGGGCTGGTCGCCCAGCGTGCCCACCCGCACCTCACCGGCCAGTGTGGAGCGCCAGTGCTCCTCGGCGGTCAGCCCGCTCGGCGCGACGACGCCGAGTCCCGTGACGACGGCCCTGGTCACGACGACCACCTCCGGAGGACAGCGGCGGACTGGAAGCCACCGAAACCGCTACCGACCGAGAGCGCGACGTCGATCCGTTGCTCGCGCGCGTTCTTCGGCACGTAGTCGAGGTCACACTCGGGATCCTTGTTCTCCAGGTTCGCGGTCGGCGGGACCACGCCGTAGCGGATCGCCAGCACGCAGGCGGCCAGCTCGATCGCGCCGATCGCCCCGAGCGAGTGGCCGACCATCGACTTGATGGAGCTGACCGGCACGTCGTACGCGTGCTGCCCGAGGCTCCGCTTGAACGCCGCGGTCTCGTGCCGGTCGTTCTGCTTGGTGCCCGAGCCGTGCGCGTTGACGTAGCCGACCGCGGTCGGGTCCAGTTTGGACTGCCGGAGCGCGTCGGTGATCGCCTCGGCCATCTCCAGCCCGTCCGGCCGCAGCCCGGTCATGTGGAACGCGTTGCTGCGGTTGGCGAACCCGGCCACCTCACAGAAGATCTCGGCGCCCCGCCGCTTCGCGTGCTCGAGCTCCTCCAGGATCAGCACGGCCGCGCCCTCGCCCATCACGAACCCGTCCCGGGTAGCGTCGAACGGCCGGGAGGCGTGCTCCGGGTCGTCGTTGCGCGCCGAGGTGGCCCGGATCGCGTCGAAGCAGGCCATCGAGATCGGCGAGATCGGCGCGTCGGCGGCGCCGGCGATGACCACGTCGGCGTCGCCGTCCTCGATGAGCTGGTGGCCGTAGCCGATCGCGTCGAGGCCCGAGGTGCAGCCGGTGGAGATCACCGCGGCCGGGCCGTGGGTCCGGTAGCGGCACGCCACCTCGGTCGCCGCGCTGCTCGGCACCAGCGCCTGGTAGAGGAACCGGCTGCCGTAGCGCTCGTCGACGTCCCAGAGCCGGCCGTGGTCGCTGACGTTGACGTACTCGTCCTCGAGCCGGGTGGTCGCGCCGACCGCGCTGCCGATGCTCACCGCGACCCGGTCGCGGTCCGCGGCCTCGAGGTCCAGGCCGCTCTCGGCCATCGCCTCGTCGGCCGCCACCAGGGTGAACTGGGCGAACCGGTCGCTGCGGTGGATCTCCTGCGGGGTCAGCCCGGCCGCCCGCGGGTCGAAGTCGCATTCGGCCGCGATCTGCGAGCGGAAGTCCGCCGGATCGAAGAACGTGATCCGCCGGGTGGCGGTGCGGCCGGCGGTCAGCATCTCCCAGAACGCGCTCCGGTTGACGCCGCCCGGCGCGACCACACCGACCCCGGTGACCACGGTCCTGCGACTCATGGCGTGCTCCCGGGCAGGGCCTCCGTGTCGACGTGGCCCAACTCGGGGCGGGGCGCCAGCGGGCCGAGCGCGAACACCAGGAACGCCGGCGCGGCGCCGTCGTTCATCAGCCGGTGCTTGACCCCGAGCGGGATGTGCACGCCCTCGTTGGCCTTGAGCGCCAGCTCCCGCCCGTCGAGGCGCACGGTGATCGCGCCCTCGACACAGAACAGGAACTCCTCCGAGTACGGGTGCCAGTGCTCGGTGACGACCTCGGCCGGCGCGAGCCGCAGCGTGCCCATGAAGCCCGCCGTCGAGCCGACCGTCGCCGGCGACAGGATCGTCCGGATGTCGCCGCCCCGCCGCCTGTTGCTCGGCACGTCCTCGATGGACACCACGCGGATCTCGCGGCGCGGCTGGCTCGGGCCGCCGATGCCGTGGATCGCCATCCGCTCGACCTTGTCGCGGATGACGTCCATCTGGACGGCCGTGTTGGCGTTGATCCGGTCGGTCATCGCGGCGGTGTCGATCGGCGCGTCCGGGCGCATGCGGAAGTCCTGGATCCAGCGCATCCGGGTGCCGTTGCCCTCGATCTCGTACGTCCACTCGATGTTCATGAACTCGAACGGACCCGGCTCGACGCGGCGGGCGACCACCCGGCGGGCGGCCTTGTCCGGTGTGCGCTCGGAGACCCAGCTCCACACCTTGCCGTTCTCGTCGGGGTGCATGGCCAGGCGGAACCGCACGGTCTCGCCCGACCGCTCGATGATCTCGGCCTGCGCGTACTCGGTGAACAGCTCCGGCCACTTCTCGACGTCGTTGGTGGCCTCCCACACGACCTCGAACGGCGCGTTGATGAGAATCGAGTTGTCCACGTGACCGATGGTCGGGGCGCTCATGCGGCCGGCTCCGAGGTCAGTCGCTCGTCGATGGCGGTCGACATCTCGCCGACGGTCAGGGCCATCGGGCGGTCGTCGGGCAGCTCGAACCCGTACAACGCCTGCAGTTCGGACTGCAGCTGGAGGAACGCGAGCGAGTCCAGCCCCAGGTCGCCGAACGTCTTCTGTGGATCGTTCGTGCGCATGTCCGAGGGCAGA
Protein-coding regions in this window:
- a CDS encoding helix-turn-helix domain-containing protein, with product MTDVGDPHRSGCPINLAVEVLGDRWSLVVLRDVMFGDRHYFRELLTGSQEGIASNILADRLRRLVGHGLLWRSDDATHRQKIRYSLTEAGVQLVPVMAALGSWGRRHLPVSHELSVRAELLERGGPQLWDRFMAELREQHLGIPRPPGTPSVFAELQAAYEDAVRGGPQAAPPR
- a CDS encoding TcmI family type II polyketide cyclase — its product is MNRTVIVAKIQPDAEQSVAQIFAASDATSLPHDLGVRARSLYSLNDLYLHVIEFDDDPAAALRKGPQLAGFKQISDDLRAYIKPYDPATWKSPQDAVAREFYHWRG
- a CDS encoding beta-ketoacyl synthase N-terminal-like domain-containing protein, whose translation is MVVVTRAVVTGLGVVAPSGLTAEEHWRSTLAGEVRVGTLGDQPVGQVPGFSAEDNVDPRLIIQTDRWTWMSLAATKMALEDAKYDPAAYDPYATSVVLASGSGGNEFGQREIQALWSQGRRAVTAYQSIAWFYAASVGQTSILHGTKGPNSVLVSEGAGGLDSLGAARRIIRRGTPAVIAGGTEAPLSPYALVCQGTSGRMSRTGYRPFDADADGFVPGEGGAVLIVEDAAAAAERGAQQIYGEIAGYAATHDGHHPQDPAPDSAQLARAMRQALADAAVTPDEVGFVVADGAATPALDALEARAIRDVFGRPVPVTAPQGFVGRLCSGGAALTVATALLALRDGVVPAVGNLARPGHDLDLVREPRPLRTDVVLVNARGFGGFNSSIVLKRYREEGLRDAG
- a CDS encoding cupin domain-containing protein, producing MVSIEDVPSNRRRGGDIRTILSPATVGSTAGFMGTLRLAPAEVVTEHWHPYSEEFLFCVEGAITVRLDGRELALKANEGVHIPLGVKHRLMNDGAAPAFLVFALGPLAPRPELGHVDTEALPGSTP
- a CDS encoding DUF4062 domain-containing protein, whose amino-acid sequence is MTAVTSDPVDADRVILTPDQRLRVFVSSTLADLTAERQAVRDAIAGLHLVPVMFEAGARPHAPRDVYRSYLEQSQIFVGVYGESYGWIGPDAPVSGIEDEYRLAGGLPRLVYVKHPVAGRDARLDALLAAIARDGEVSYRRFHSAAELRRLVEHDLAVLLSESFHRHGPATGEEAAPGPIPVPRTPLVGREHELDLLSGLLTDARVPLLTLAGPGGVGKTRLAAALAARVASLYRDGVRYVDLSTVAGVESVGEAIARALRLRTSGGVRSCEDLAMFLRTKRMLLVVDNFEHVAEAAPDLATLLRAAPGVTAVVTSRMPLRLNDERVFRVPPLRAPQANGRLDPAEVLERYSAVRLFVDRARAGDRRFALTADNLAPVLEITRRLGGLPLAIELAAARVPLLSPAGLAARLDDQLSLLTGGQRDLPPRQRTLRDTLAWSHQLLPPDAQRLFAVTGVFAGGFDLPAVEAVATCLDEPLDVLDGLESLVDAALIDRDGDARFRMVDSVRHFALERLAATAGEGAAVRERHAAYFLDLALQAAPHLNGPDSPDWLARLDREHGNLDAAINWLLDQGRRADALRFGWAIWPLWWRRGYLEEGQRYLRRTLDDPQRLSPRLQGRALVAAGAMALVSGQDEQARADFERGRQLAHATGDAVTEARALGPLGSFAARAGDHETADRLLHQAYDLAVRTDERWLVSLFHSRLGMIALQEGDPAAAGDHLAEAMRVSAEAGDELGMVVARYTCGVVLVARGELAGAQDSLVAGLRAAAESGDVASVGLFLTVLADLAGAQDRPVRAVRLAAAAGTFETPSSRLWIQAYVPPWPTQGAGLDELRERLGHERFERSWREGERLGLRGAVEEAARP
- a CDS encoding FAD-dependent oxidoreductase, yielding MPDESPVRTILRMRAREGCADAFEAAWRTAADEISRTPGSLRQELIRDAEDPRTFLIISDWRDQRALDAFGPSAAREQLTAALRDLRESGEKNTYEVLQTVVGQGPRIRVMVTVTVPPGEEAAYERAYLKVAERMRGTPGHVREELLREPGTGTYHILAEWLDETSFNAWTDDQAHLDQTAPLIQYICDNFQRATYHIVARPEESPQPAGVVVTPAAKPAVAPKPAAQPKPAERPRPNSAPVVERSAVDSYGTDVLVVGAGPAGLTAAIELARRGVSCRLVEKRPDAAGTADKAIGVQCRTMEIWETIGVAREAMDAGIWLHGQTVFVNGRQTHQVDWDLPDLPYAHVGLPQYETEAILTKCLAGHGVRVERGVELESFAQDADGVTAQLRHADGRAETVRTQYLVGCDGAHSTVRQALGLTFEGGMGMFPQLFMLGDVDLDWSMPEGHLLRFIQVEDDEMKGMLVCVPLKGRNRYRVATLAPPRLQAEIGSGAIPPGFSAEYDPPSLPDIQAVLDQLAPEGTTASNLRWASIFRIKHGIVDRYRDGRVFVAGDAAHLHPPAGGQGMNTGIHDAWNLGWKLALAVRGDAAPALLDSYEAERRPAGKAIVDRAVKIAFTDEMDMDDEREQFLLEMQMTLSYAGSPLVGADGDNFDGGPQPGDRAPDVRDLRRFGVGHAVRLFELTRGTGHTLLAYADGTTPAEEYAGFEKLAEKVRGFVDVYVVASHDAGPPAGLEVPVLRDPSGAFRAAYGLRGTGAYLIRPDGHVGFRTAPVSAAALDAHLAGIFALGGTA
- a CDS encoding beta-ketoacyl-[acyl-carrier-protein] synthase family protein, translating into MSRRTVVTGVGVVAPGGVNRSAFWEMLTAGRTATRRITFFDPADFRSQIAAECDFDPRAAGLTPQEIHRSDRFAQFTLVAADEAMAESGLDLEAADRDRVAVSIGSAVGATTRLEDEYVNVSDHGRLWDVDERYGSRFLYQALVPSSAATEVACRYRTHGPAAVISTGCTSGLDAIGYGHQLIEDGDADVVIAGAADAPISPISMACFDAIRATSARNDDPEHASRPFDATRDGFVMGEGAAVLILEELEHAKRRGAEIFCEVAGFANRSNAFHMTGLRPDGLEMAEAITDALRQSKLDPTAVGYVNAHGSGTKQNDRHETAAFKRSLGQHAYDVPVSSIKSMVGHSLGAIGAIELAACVLAIRYGVVPPTANLENKDPECDLDYVPKNAREQRIDVALSVGSGFGGFQSAAVLRRWSS
- a CDS encoding acyl carrier protein; this translates as MRFTIDDLMQLLVTKVGLPSDMRTNDPQKTFGDLGLDSLAFLQLQSELQALYGFELPDDRPMALTVGEMSTAIDERLTSEPAA
- a CDS encoding pyridoxamine 5'-phosphate oxidase family protein, with the protein product MRGRIDRRYSEERAEAVPWADAQARLATAEVAWIVTVRPDGRPHATPMVPVVDAGRVWFHTGSTEVKHANIQANPHVLVLAGDTAWEGGLDVAVEGTAVPVTDEAELRRVAALYRGRWDGRWQLEIRDGAVAALTPDTRLVVFEVTPDKAYAHAKGEPFGQTTYRQEGTS
- a CDS encoding Type 1 glutamine amidotransferase-like domain-containing protein, which encodes MKLLLTSGGVKNPSIHGALVDLLGKPIAESTALCIPTAIYARRGGEVRSWRFISGQEPQCPMTELGWKSVGVLELTALPSVGEDTWVPTVRDADVLLVNGGDPLFLCHWMRESGLADLLPSLRDTVWVGLSAGSMVLTPRIGEDFVDWRPPAGDDTTLGLVDFSIFPHVDHEMLPENTMAAAEKWAAELGGLAYAIDDETAIKVVDGAVEVISEGHWKEFTA